The genomic region GGACGATCCCGACGACCAGGAGCAGTTCCTGCCCGGACAGCGGCGGGACACCGCCGGCGGGCCGGGCCTCGTCCCGGGTCTTGCGGCGCTTGGCGCGGGATTCGGCCCGGATCTCCCGGCGCCGCGCCCGGCGCACGGTCCGCTGCGTCGCGGCCTCGAGGATCCGCTCGGCCTCGGCCAGGGCCAGCGCCGCGGCGGCCTGGTCGGCCGCGGCCTTCGCTTCCGCCTCCCGGGCCGTCTTCGCGTCCGTCTCGGCCTGCTCGCGCAGCCGGGCGACGTCCTTGTCGGTGGCGGCCCTCAGCTCCTCGGCGCTCTTGCGGGCGTCGTCCAGGGCGCGGTCGGCGTCGGCGCGAAGGCCGGCGGCCATCTTCTCCGCCCCGGCCCGCATCTGCGCGGCCTGCTCGTCCGCGCTCCGGCGGGTCCGCTCCGCGTCGGCACGGGCCCGCTCCAGGAGCTCCTCGGCGTCCTTGGCCGCGCGCGTACGGGCGTCGGCGGCGGTGCGCTCGGCCTCGGCCATGAGCTTGGTGCGCTTGTCCGTCGCGTCGGCGAGGACCTGCGCTGCTTCCCGGCCGGCCTCCGTACGGACCTGCTCGGCGTCGGCAGCCGCCGACGTCAAGGCGTCCTGCGCCCGGCGGTTCGCGTCAGCCAGGACCTCCTCCGCCTTCCCGGCCGCCGCCGTGGTGAGGGCGTCGGCCTCGCTGCGCGCGTCGGCGAGCAGCTGCTCGGCGGCCGACTCGGCGTCGGTCGCGGCCTCCTGGCGGATCCGGTCGGCGGCCTCCGCTGCGGTGGCCAGAGCCTCGTCTGCCTTGCCGGTCGCTTCGGTGGTGAGGGCCTCGGCCTTGTCCCGGGCGTCGGCGAGCAGCTGCTCCGCCGTGGTCTCCGCGGCCGTGCGGGCCTGGTCGGCAGCGGTGGCGGCGGCGGCCAGGAGGCGGGCCTTCTCGGCGGTGGCCTCCTCGGTGAGGGTGGCCGCCTCCGTGCGGGCGTTGTCCAGCAGTTCGGCGGCGCGGGTCTCGCCCGCGGCGACGATCCGGGCGGCGTCGGCGGCGCCCTGGGCGCGGAGGTCGGCGGCGCGGTCGGCGGCGTCGGCCAGGACCGGGTCGGCCTCCTCGTGGACCGGGGGCACGGCGGTCTCGGCGGCCTGGGTGCCGGCCTGGCTCGGGACGGTGGCCGCGGGGGGCTGCGGCCGGGCGGGGGTGCGGGGCTGCCGCTTGGGCTGGGCCCGGCGGCGGGCGTTGGTCTTGGTGGCCACGGGGGGATGTCCTCTCGTACGTTCCGGCGCCTCCGTGAAGAGGGGCACCGCGGGGCAGCGTCGGTCGGTAGGGTCAGGACCAGGTCCTCCGAGGCCCCGGCAGCTTCAATGCCGGGGGCTCGGGGGACCGCTGTGCTGCGGGGCTGGTGGGTCAGTCGCTGGCGGGTAGCTCCGGGCGGCGGTTGGCCGTCTCGTGCTGCTGGGTGAGCCAGGCCATCGCGGCCGCCGTCATCTCGTCCGCCGCGCCCGCGGTGTTCAGCGGGGCGGTGTCGATGTCACGCATCGCGTCGGCCGGCGGCAGCAGCCGCATGTACTCGCTCTGCGCGTCGTTGACGAAGCCGCCCTGCACCGGCAGCAGGGCGTAGCGGACGCCGCCGGAGACGTAGGTGTTGACCCGGCTGATCCGGCAGACGAACGTGTGGTTCGGCTCGCCGCGCCAGAACCGCTCCGGGTCGCGGTAGAGCACGAAGTCGTCGCGCTGGAACGAAACGGCCTTGCCCTTGGCGGTCGCGGGCTCGGAGAAGGCGTGCATACGGGCTCCCTGGTTCAGTGGTCCGGACTGTCCGGCTCCCAGTCACCGCCCGACCCGGCCCGCCGGGATTCGGCGGGCCGGTGCGGGCGGATCAGGCAGCCGTTAGGCCGACCACGCGGTGCCGTTGGCCAGGGACGCCGCCGCGCGGTAGACGGCCGCGCTGGTCTTCCCGCTGCGCGTCGTGCCGCCGATGCGCGGGTGGGCGTCCCTGAGGAGGGGGAGCGCGGTGTCCACGGCGCCGGTGGGCCGGTGCGGGGCGACGATCCGGCCGTCGGGGAGCAGCTCGCCGGTGTCGTCGAAGACCACCAGGGCGTTGCAGAGAAGGCTCCAGCCCTGTTCCGGGTGGGCGGCCACGACCTTCGCGGCCTCGCGGTCCGTGCTGTCGGCCGTCGGGCACGCGGGGCTGTGGGTGCAGAGCGATTCCGGCAGCCGGGTGGTGGCGGCGGCCGTCGCAGTGTCGGTGCTGGTACGCATGGGCTCTCCTGCGGGGATGCGGGCCCGAGACTCTCCCGGGCGGGAGGCGTGCGAAAGGCCGGCTGCCCGTGGGGCGACCGGCCTGGTGGAGCAGCGCGGTGCGGGAGCGGAGTTGGGTTTCCGTCCCGCACCGCGGTCAGTCGTCCGGGGCCTCAGCCGTGCAGGCGCCGGCCGAGGTCGTGGTCCTGGTTCGTGCGGCGCAGGTTGTCCTCCAGGCGCTTCTGGTCGGCCTCGCTCATGCCGCCGACCCCTTCTTCTTGTTGCTCCGGGCCCGGTTGCGGGCGGCGCGGCGCTTCATCGCCCGCCGCTCGTCCTCGGACAGGCCGCCCCAGACGCCGGAGTCCTGGCCGGACTCCAGCGCCCACTGCAGGCACTGCTCCATGACCGGGCACCGGCGGCAGACCGCCTTGGCCTCCTCGATCTGCAGGAGCGCCGGGCCGGTGTTGCCGATGGGGAAGAACAGCTCCGGGTCTTCCTCGCGGCAGACCGCGTTGTGTCGCCAGTCCATGCGGATCACTTCCCCTGCCGGACGCGGCGCAGGGCCTCGTCCATGTCCGTGTCGGAGTCGCCGTTGTTCCGTGCGATGCTGGTACGCATCAGGTCTCCAAGCGGGTCCTGGACAGCCCCGGGGGTCTCAAGTCGCCGGGGCTGTCGCGCTGTTCAGGCTGTTCGTACGAGCAGCCGCGGCCCCGGCCTCCCCGATCGCTCGGGATGGCCGGGGCCGCGGTCGTTCGTGCGGGGGTTGGTCAGCTCGCCAGCCGCTGGACGGTCAGGTGGTCCGTCGGCACGCTTCGGGCTTCGGCCGGGGTGTCACCTGCGGGGACCGCCCGACGGGCCTTGTCCGCGTCGGCCACGCGGGGAAGCACCGCCTGCCAGTCGGCCTTGCGGCCAGCGGCCGTGCGCTCGGCGCGGGCCTGCAGCGCCCAATTGGTCTGGGGGCTGAAGGGCTTGGGCAGCACCGTGGTGGCGGTGCGGCTGGACGCCTCGGTGATGGCGTCGGTCAGGGCCTGGCGCCACTGGGGGATCGTGAGGTCCCAGTCGATGCGGCGGTTGCTGCCCCGGCAGTGGATCGCGTCGGCGATGTGGGCCTTGCCGGTGTGGTGCGGGACGACCTTCTGAACGCGGCTGTTCATGCCGGTGATCGGCACCCAGGTACCGCAGTCCTTGCAGACCAGGGTGGCCTGGAGCGGGTCGAGCAGGTCGATGTGCGAGGGCGGGAGCTTGGAGAGCTTGAGGGCGGGGCGGGTGCTGACCCGCTTCGTCCGGGTCCGGCGAGGGCGTTCCTTGGCGGTGGGCATCGCGGCGGGAAGGGCCATGGGGGATCTCCTCATGTGTGAAGGAAGGGGAGAGGTGCGTCGCGGTGCTCTCTCCGCCCACCAGGCCGAGCGGGTGACCCCGGCGTCCTGACGGACGGACAGCGCATAGCGCTGCGACGTGCAGTAAGTAGTCGAGAACCCGGAGGATTTGATGGTGCCATCAACCCCGGCCCCCTCTTGCGAGGTGGACGACTCTTACGGTCTTGCGGGTGTCACTCGGTGTTCCCGGAGGACCACCGCCTTACGTACATCAGGTTGCATCAGGTACCCTCATGTGTCAAGCGGTATAGTGAGGCAACCAGATGAACCTGAAGGAGGCGAAGGCACATGTCCGGGCCGCCCCGAGCCGATAACCGG from Streptomyces globosus harbors:
- a CDS encoding WhiB family transcriptional regulator, whose product is MDWRHNAVCREEDPELFFPIGNTGPALLQIEEAKAVCRRCPVMEQCLQWALESGQDSGVWGGLSEDERRAMKRRAARNRARSNKKKGSAA
- a CDS encoding DUF2637 domain-containing protein, giving the protein MATKTNARRRAQPKRQPRTPARPQPPAATVPSQAGTQAAETAVPPVHEEADPVLADAADRAADLRAQGAADAARIVAAGETRAAELLDNARTEAATLTEEATAEKARLLAAAATAADQARTAAETTAEQLLADARDKAEALTTEATGKADEALATAAEAADRIRQEAATDAESAAEQLLADARSEADALTTAAAGKAEEVLADANRRAQDALTSAAADAEQVRTEAGREAAQVLADATDKRTKLMAEAERTAADARTRAAKDAEELLERARADAERTRRSADEQAAQMRAGAEKMAAGLRADADRALDDARKSAEELRAATDKDVARLREQAETDAKTAREAEAKAAADQAAAALALAEAERILEAATQRTVRRARRREIRAESRAKRRKTRDEARPAGGVPPLSGQELLLVVGIVLAAAVVSTLGLLSSYTALDAKAAAWGWEWPWLLPVGIDVAIPAFTGANLILIRMGMELRWIRWVPRVLTAVTVYLNWNASDSAAGRIGHAALTLLWVVFSEIASHVYATKIGAVTGKVRMDTVRRSRWILAPIPTARLRRRMILWEITSYDEALTRLQQETWLRARLREEFGLLWRWKAPLEQRMALKLGSAPAALADTLTPEDAHTVERVEASADAHPEPGGAHPEVSALTSGNAQGERERPALTTRAHGGERPVEGEDAHRAEGGRSNSERDALTERRHDRIRLLYTELGRRPQWTEIRDALTAAGLSDEPVSRPTAQRLREQVEEGTPSAPASANVSAGASVPVSA